GTGtgtttttaaaatccaaatcccaccaaatcttatcaaatttgatGGTATTTGGATATACTCATTGAAATCCCATACAAATccgaattctttttttttaatcactttgccaaacagtaaaaattgaattttgaaaTCCAAATCACGTGAAATCCTCCCAAATCCTGGTTGCCAAACACACTGTTACAACGCTTGAACATACTTTCTTGTTAACTttaagttatcctccgagatgtgttctagcagtgaagcagagaggatggagatgtctcgagtatcATATGCATCAgtagtgggaagtttgatgctCATCATGATCTGTATAAGACCGGACATTGTTCAAGCAGTgagagcagttagtcggtagaTGGTGAATCCTAGAAGATATCATTGGAGCATTGTTAAGAATTTCGTTATATACATTAAGGATACCTCAAATATTGCATTATGTTATAGATGATCGTATTTTACACTCAGGgactatgtcgattcagattatgcaggtgatcttGATAGGAGAAAAACTACTGCTGGTTATATGTTTACACTTGCAGAGAGAGcggtaagctgggtttcaaaattGCAAACAGTTGTGTCGTTATCTACAACAGATGTAGAATTTAtgacagctactcaagcttgcaaggaaaCAATAtagattaaaaggttattggaggagaccGGGCACCAACAAAAGAAcgtcctttgttttgtgacaatcaaagtgccttgcacatcacaagaaatccagcctttcattccaggacgaaacacattggagttccATTTCACTTTGTTcgagaagtagtagaagaaagaAGTGTGGATATGCAGAAAATTCATACAAAGGATAATGTACATGATTTTCTGACTAAGCTAGTAAATACGAATAAGTTTGAATtttgtagatcctcaagtggcctaACGAAAACGTAAGTAGTAGGGAATAACAAGATTGAaaagatgtgtggagatgtgttgattctcaatcaaatctccaagtgggagaaatgttggCAATATGTTAGGTGGCAGACAAGCATTAAATGAGATGGAAACGCGTTTTGTTAGGCAGGAATCAAAGAACACTTTGAATACATTTTCTTAGGCAGCAGATTTGAAATTTCGTATGAGGGGTTCACACTTGGATGATGCATCTATAGATGCATCTTTTGGCATTTCAAAGTATCTCTTCATCGATTtctctctcatcttataacatttgaGTGTTTAATTCTACAATATTTCTGAAGTGTTTGTTCTCATGTATTAAGAGATTGTTTGTTCTCTTTTGGAAACACAGCgagtggttgtacaccataaaatattatagtggaattcttttcatcttgctcgTGGTTTTACCCTCACAATTTTTAGGAGTTTTCCACGTAAACCTCGATGtcaaatttattgtttattttcatatttattatcttaaGTTGCCGCACGTGAgaccaacaaaattttcaaatacttgGAAATTTTATTAACTTCGTTCCTAGTATTACAATCTTAGCTCAATTTTTGGAGATTATTAGATACGGTTTGACTTGTGAGATGAGAAACGTGGCTGGAAACTATTCGCGTGAGGGTTCTTATGTGGATTGCGTCCAGACTCCTGAGCTCCGGAACTCCTACGGACATGAAACACAAATTCTTGAAAGGAACGTCGGAAATATTTTTCGGCATGGCCTCTTTGACACTCAATTCAATACCAGGCTCACAAAAAGTGAAAAACCCTTAGAAATGTACATGATTGCAAATATAAATAACTTGCAGAATCCATGAAAAGTGGTGCATATCTCATTTATTTTAGGCAGATGAAGATATAAACGAACGAAGTCTCTCGTGAGTTGTTCGGAGCTCGGCTCGGTGAAAAGCTCATTTGAGATTGTTTGTTAAGCTTATTGAGCCGAGCTCAAGCTCGATCTCGAACTCGACAATTTTATGGAGCCAAGCTCGATCCTAAGGATATTCGACTCGTAAGCTCGCGAGTATTTTCGCTAGCTCGAGCCCATGCTCGAGCCGAGGGCTTGTTTGTTGGGACATGAGTTTTTTGTTCCATGttgttattttattgaaatGTAAGCTATTCAAATTCTATACAAATCAGAATCATACCTcttaaattctcatatattaGTTGGTTTTTTGCCTAAAAATATTCGACAAGCTCTAAAACAAGCTTGTTTaacgagctcgaaaacgagttcaagtcagactcataaacatgataaacgagctatTAACAAACCAAACGTGAGATCGAGATCAAATTTGATCAAAGATCCTCATTCTTCCCAGAGCTGTTCAAACGCTACAATTCCCTCAGTGTTCCATCCTGTATCCCATGACCTTGGGACCTCGATCGTATTGGCTCGCGAGGTCCTCATAGCCACCTCTTCACCTCGATCCTCCACCTGGGCATTCTTGCCTCGGACCTCAGATCTTTCTTTGTCCGTTCTAGAGAGGGCCTATTACTTACCGAGGTAACAATAGGGATGCTAAATGATTTACAACTGTGTCTGTAGAAGTTGAGCCAAAATTTTAATAACTAGAATTTTCCTTGCATTTGGAACTTGTCACTTAAAAATCGTTGTATTATGTACTCACATGGTTATCTTCGTGTTTGCAGATCAGCAACTTTTCTCGAGAGCAAGATCTTTAGTCTTGATACATCTCGCTGTGCTCTCATCCATCATCATTTATATAACTCGATCCGATGAAATTGTCCAGACATCTTGCACCCAATTTTACCCGGTCACATCAAATGTGATGAAGTATATCAAAAATTTGTACATCCACTAGTTGATAGTCATCTCAAATGTGTACACAAAACTAAACAAAGTTAATGAACTGTGAAAATTTTANTCAGGTCCATGATTTGTTAAACCACTATACTATTTTTtatatacaataattattatttttatttaacataaataaagtccaatgtattttaatattaataatctaGAAGTTTTGGTGCTAAAAATTCAATACAGAATCAACTTACAAATGCAAAGATATAAAAACCATAGTAGTAAAATTAACCAATCTCGTAGTTTTGGGGGatgattattttttcattttcattttcattttcaatttcATCGAATCACAAATGTTGTAAACCTTTTGAATCAAAAGTAAAAACAACTTCATCGAGTCAATCCGATAGATAACCATGTTTGAGACGAATACTCGAGTTCGAAACTCCGTAAGAAATCTGATCGATGAACGTTCAATTTGGTATGGAAACTTTGATAGATTAAAATTGACTTTGACATGAAACAAttacaaataaagaaaattttaaaggaCAGAAAGTGGAAAGTGAACCGACAAACTTAAAAAATATTCGGTCCCATTTTCTTCCTCCATTCCTGCAAAATGCTCTCTTTAGTCAAAAGCTCCCCGAGATCCATCTCCTTTTCACAAATTTCAACTCCGTTCCcttaatttaatcaatttttttttaaaaaaaaatctgatagTATAATCCTCCCCCATATAAATTAATAAGTCACAAATTTTGtacataataaattatataatttttgaacTTATTATAATAATGGTTATCTTACTCTAAACCAACGAGGAATCTATCACAAAAAttcctgtgagacggtctcacgagtcaattttttgaaacagatattttatatgtgtcatccacgaaaaagtattgtatttttatgtcaaatatattaatttttattgtaaatatggacagaaATGATCCtcttcacgaataaaaatccGTAAGACCGTTTTATGAAACACCTCCTCGAAATCTACACAACCTCCTCCCAAAACCCACGCCACCactaatattcaaaataataataataaaaaaaattgcagtCTTTTTATGCCATTTACTTTAAGTCTTAAATTTTGCAAAGTTCCGTTAATTCAACACCTTTAATAGAAGGATGATTTGGGAAAGTATTTCTTCCAAAATCAAGTTTCGAAAAAGTTACTTGAAAATTTCAATCCATTTTGTGAGATTTTCATCTTAGGACTTGATTCATCGTACACAACAAAAATATGTCAAAAATAAGTCAAGGGCTCTCTTTTTTCGTAACAACGAGCATTCTaacaattcaagaaaaaataattaaatataaatgttTGTTCAATAATATTTGCAAAATTTTCTGACAAGATCTTGATTTGGTGAAAGAATGTAACAAATTCATCCAAACTAAATAATATTTAACTCAAATTCTTTATATTATCCTATTTAAATAGATTGATTTATGTATGATTTACGTTGTCAAacaaaattcaagtagttgaaatacttgcaaaattcaaaaataaaatagcaTCTGTAAAGTTCCAATAATGTTAATCTCGATAAAGTCAGGACAAACTTCCTACCCCACCAACACAagaaattaggaaaaaaaagggagagtggaaaaaagaaaaagaaagacacGCACATATATTATCACCATTTTTTCTCGATCATTTCAATGAAAAATGGCTTCAAGACAACCATCACCACTTGATTCGAGACCAAAAACAAGCATAACTTTCCTTGCAATCACGATATCTGTATCTCCTGTGATTCTCTTAGTTATTCTGTATCTTCTTCACCGTTTCTGGTACTCTCTGGTGCACAGGTCCCGCACCAGCCCATATGATTCCACCGAGTCACTGAACAAGCTTCAAAGATTCACTTACAGAGAGCTCAAGAATGCAACCAACAATTTCAGTGAGTCCAATACAATAGGCAGAGGAGGTTCCGGCACTGTTTTTAGAGGTATTCTAAAGGATGGTAAATTGGTGGCTGTGAAACTTCTTGACTCAACTTCATTACAGTGTGAGCAAGAATTCCAGAATGAGTTGAAGATTCTTGGCGGGCTAAAGTCttcttttcttgtttgtttATTGGGTTTTTGTGTAGAAAGAGAGAAGAGACTTGTGGTTTATGAGTACATGCCTAGCAAGAGTTTGCAAGAATCTTTATTTGTTGAGTCTGATAATTTGTGCTTGAATTGGACCAGGAGGTTTTCCATTATTCTAGATGTTGCAAAGGCATTAGCTTTCTTGCATCTTGAGTGTGAACCAGCTGTGATTCATGGTGATGTGAAGCCAAGCAATGTGTTGCTTGATGCTGAGTTCAGAGCCAAGCTTTCGGATTTCGGGTTGTCGAGAGTGAAGCTCGAGGGTGAATTCGGGGTGGATTTGTTTAGCCAGGACTTGGGGAAAAGTCAAGAGTTGTGGAAGAGTCAAGAACTTTCGGAAAACTCGAATGCCGGTGGTTTAGTTGGAGAGAATGGGATTCATGAAAATGAGGAGGTAGATTTTGCTTTGGCTTTGCAAGCGTCTTCTTCTTTGAAAACTAGTTGCAAGATTAATCATATCGATAGTAGATGTTGTAATATGAAGGGAAAAGAGCTGTTGAGTGATGATAATGGTGGGGAGGATTGTGAGAAGTTTATGccttatgattatgatttatgtgatATGGATCATTGCAAAGATAATAGTAATGATAACGTTTTTGTTGGCGCGAAACAGTGGGGAAAAGACTGGTGGTGGAGACAAGATGGGAGTGGTGAACTATGTAGCAAAGATTATGTGAATGAGTGGATTGGGACTCAAATCTGTTCTTCACCGAATCCCCATTGGGATGAAGAAATGGGGGTATCCAAGGAGCAAGCCAACTTGGATAACTGCAAAACGAAAAGTAAAATCGACGAAGCAATTAGGAAACCTGTAAGAGAACATGGGATTGAGTATCCTAATACAGAAACTGAGAATGATGTGCAGAAGGGAACCGAAATATCTCAGCCTGTGTATACTAAGAAGCATCGGGCGATGCATGAATGGTGGAAAGAAGAGAGTTTAGATGAACGCGATAACAAGAACCGTGACCCAAAAAAGAGCCAAGTATGGAGTAAAAAATGGTTCAGAGTACCACATTTTGGTTTGGGGAAAAGCTTTCACTTCAGGAGGAGGAAGAACAAAATGGGACACAAAGAGTGTAAACTTGTTAACAAGAATGTGGAGTTTAGTTTCAGTGAAGGATGGAGGAAAAAGAAAGCGCGTTCCACGGGGAGCGACATGTGGAGTGGCGATCTTTTCAGTCGAGAGTTAAGTAGCACAACGAGCATGAGAGGGACACTATGTTATGTAGCACCGGAATGCAGTGGCTCATGTGGATACTTAATGGAGAAAGCTGATATATACAGCCTAGGTGTACTGATTCTAGTCATTGTATCGGGTAGAAGACCGTTGCACGTGCTTTCGTCCCCAATGAGACCTGAGAAAGCAAACTTAGTAAGCTGGTCTCGGCTCCTGGCTCGATCCGGAAGCCTGCTAGAACTTGTGGATGAACGGCTCAATGGCGAGTACAATAAAGAACAGGCAAGCTTGTGTGTTAACTTGGCACTTTCTTGCATACAGAAGACGCCGGAGCTGAGACCGGATATCGGTGACATTTTGAAGATATTGAATGGTGAAATGGAGCTTTTACCACTTCCATTTGAGTTCTCCCCTTCTCCTAATTCAAGAAGTCTCAGGTGAAATGCAGATAACTAGTTATTGCAGCTGACTTGGGATGATAATTTGCTTTATtttgtttgaattgtgaataaatctaatttaatttttatgtaagttaattgatgattttttttgtttaatcttcaaaatcttTTAAGATTGTTCTACATTGAGTTAGACTAAACTAATGTGTCTTTTCGAGTTTTTCAAATATGattaagagtgggtctcatgtgagaccgtctcacggatcttaatctataagacgtgtcaaccctatccatattcacaataaaaaagtaatacttttagcataaaaagtaatactttttcattgatgacccaaataaaagatctgtctcacaaatacgacccgagaaaccgtctcacataagtttttgcctatgATAATGGGTCATAAGGTTTTAAAAACATAGTCAACTTGCATAGTTGCATATGTAATAATGTAACATAATGAGGATTTAAGCctttcattatttattattcttaACAAGAAAATATTCTTTGTTTCACATTTGCtcagattttatttatttaaattagtcTCTCTTTCatatcttatttaaagattaatatttcaatccaagattttttttacatattaaaGGAATATATTTTGTTTCTTTAATTTAATGGGAAAAGGCTTTATAACATATGCAATGAATGAAATGATTAACTAATATCTCACTCCTTGCTATACGcgaaatattaaaatttgtaagcATGAAcgcttaaataattatcttaaatttattgatacaatgaatatatttaattattatataaattttttatactaTTTGAGACTATATTCAAATTCGGACAATTATTCTACTGTCACCGAAATATTGATTGAATGTAACTCTTaccgataaaaaaataaaaaaaatatattaaaaaatcatattatttgtctatcaaaatattaaagaataaataaataattttaaaaatgaaaattttgatttaaaattttaattatttttaaacattttaaaaaatatttttattaaagttctaattaaatattattaataataatatatgaataatCAATGTACAAAAAATTCATGATGACATTATTcactaaaaattgaaaaacctaatattatataaaaaaaattttgtagtttatttaatattatagagtatgaagaaaaaaatatataaaaataacacaaaacacaaaattgaaacgaaattaaatgaaatgatatgatcaatgcaaatattttaaaaaaatgatatttacactcaacttttttaaaaaatactctttatatttatttctttactctaaaatacataatatgtcctcaaatgattttttttaaatattgatattaacatacaatgttttttatatttttttcttttattaaatatgaacaaaatattaaaactaattcACAAAAGTTTTTATAAGACCATCTCATAAATTAGTTTGTGATACAGATCTTCTACTCGATCTGattcttgaaaaaatattgttttatgtcaaaattattatttttcactcaagatATGGATCGAATCTACCCGTCCCATAGATATAGAtttatgagatcgtctcacgagAGAATTACTCAAACTAATTTaggtaaattaatttttttttctacctCTAGTAAGTTTTCGTAAGTATGttgacaaatattttaattggacTACTGAttactaatattttttaagtatcGTAAcacattattaaataataatgttgttagtatttttttcttaaaaaatatattgtagcaaattttaagatattttatttcttttcatatttttattttatttataatatttatttaaattaataaattacaaaaaaaatgtaaatgttTGTATATTTCGTAATTATCGTGTTTATCGttgtagattttaaattttctcgAATAAATTTATCGTTAGTGGaacaataaatatttgtattattatattttaatataaattattattttaattacatatataaatatataaataattttttgcttaatactatttcaaaatcaatatatttaaataagtatATGAGAAATGACGaggaatattattattttttaaaaataattagtgaataatattgaaaataggaatatcattaaatataatactaattaacgtgtatatatatatatattgcaaacCATCTGTCATTTTGGCCCAAATTAAACTTCAGGCTCGTTAACTTTTAATATGGGCCTACTGGCCTGGACCAAACCTTTTGGCAGAACAATCCGACGCCGTAGCGGGTTTTGAGCTGAAATGGAAAGCTTGCAAGCGGAGGAGAACCGGGTTTAACGAGAATAGCAGCAAGAATGAGCAGTGATTCGAAGAAACCCGGCAGTGGAGCCGGTGCGGCGGCTGGAGGAGGAGGGGGATTTGGCGCTAGATTGAATCACTATCTATACAGCGGTGAGAAGAAGCATGTGGCGGCTGGAATCGCCATCATTGGAGTCCTCTTTGGTATCCCATGGTACCTCAAGAATCGAGGTTTTTTTTCCTATTCTTTTGGAATTTCCTATATGATTCTTTATTATTTCACCCGATTATTGGAAATGACGTTAATTTGGCAAGTTGATTTAAATAAATTCGTAGCTTCTGTCTGTAATGGTACTCTTATCTTCGatgattgatgatttgattCAATATTTTTCACGGTAATCCATTGCGGATTCTATATTATTTGTGTGGAGTGGGGAGCGTAGACTGTTGGAAAACTTGATGTGAAAGGATCGTGTGGTTCTGTAGTCCATGGGAAATTACTGGAGTTCTTTTGCATTTGTGTTTTAAACAATTTGAATTCGAGGAAGGATGTGATTGATGATCAAATTATGAGTCTTCAGGTTAAGGAATTTCAAATTccataattgtttttttttttttgagtgatTTAAATAATGGTTTTTCTTTATACCGAAAGAACTGGTGACTGTAAATGTTTATACTTTGTTTTTAATTCATGGAGTAACCGATCATACCTCAAAGACTTAACAATAAAGGCCAAGGAGAATTAGAAAAACGATAGCCTCATGTGTTCTTCTAGGATTTCACATGTTTTGCGATGTATTTATGTTGACGTCCCAAAGAAAATGGTTGACTTAGCTGTTATAGAACAAGCATTACTCAAAATGCTGAAAGTTTGGAAGATCTAGATACAAGCTACAAGATATCGTTTCTTAGCCTCCATATATCAAGGAAATGAGGTGATATTAGCTTGGTTGAGCTATTGAACTTACAGAAAATCAGAAATTCCTTCAAGTTAAACTTCTTGTTGATGAGAATCAGACTTGCTTGGTTTGTactgtggtttttttttttcaccttCGGTTGGATATCTTGCCAATTCTCCTTACATAGTCACATACGATGGGAAAAATGGAGATGTCTAGCCTTTTTTTCGTTGGGATCATTATCTtcatgggttttttttttttttatatctgcATGATCTAACTTCTACAATTGAGAATTTAACT
This sequence is a window from Primulina huaijiensis isolate GDHJ02 chromosome 13, ASM1229523v2, whole genome shotgun sequence. Protein-coding genes within it:
- the LOC140990939 gene encoding putative receptor-like protein kinase At1g80870 — translated: MASRQPSPLDSRPKTSITFLAITISVSPVILLVILYLLHRFWYSLVHRSRTSPYDSTESLNKLQRFTYRELKNATNNFSESNTIGRGGSGTVFRGILKDGKLVAVKLLDSTSLQCEQEFQNELKILGGLKSSFLVCLLGFCVEREKRLVVYEYMPSKSLQESLFVESDNLCLNWTRRFSIILDVAKALAFLHLECEPAVIHGDVKPSNVLLDAEFRAKLSDFGLSRVKLEGEFGVDLFSQDLGKSQELWKSQELSENSNAGGLVGENGIHENEEVDFALALQASSSLKTSCKINHIDSRCCNMKGKELLSDDNGGEDCEKFMPYDYDLCDMDHCKDNSNDNVFVGAKQWGKDWWWRQDGSGELCSKDYVNEWIGTQICSSPNPHWDEEMGVSKEQANLDNCKTKSKIDEAIRKPVREHGIEYPNTETENDVQKGTEISQPVYTKKHRAMHEWWKEESLDERDNKNRDPKKSQVWSKKWFRVPHFGLGKSFHFRRRKNKMGHKECKLVNKNVEFSFSEGWRKKKARSTGSDMWSGDLFSRELSSTTSMRGTLCYVAPECSGSCGYLMEKADIYSLGVLILVIVSGRRPLHVLSSPMRPEKANLVSWSRLLARSGSLLELVDERLNGEYNKEQASLCVNLALSCIQKTPELRPDIGDILKILNGEMELLPLPFEFSPSPNSRSLR
- the LOC140991692 gene encoding uncharacterized protein, yielding MSSDSKKPGSGAGAAAGGGGGFGARLNHYLYSGEKKHVAAGIAIIGVLFGIPWYLKNRGSKHQSHQDYMEKADKARSERLSAGSSTAR